A window of Micrococcus endophyticus contains these coding sequences:
- a CDS encoding Trp biosynthesis-associated membrane protein has product MRRRTVVLAALAAGALVLLAAGQTWVVASGLTGGLSEEATTSGGAAAPGATAMALVVLAGAIALTTARRVGVVVVGALLVLAGIMIVTGAAGAALDPAGTAASAVAEATGTTADARSYAVTAWPWVAAAGGVLAALCGAVAALAGRGWVSVRRYEKAEAADAAEPAAPGRAAAPERTEAERRRTEQMDAWDELSRGNDPT; this is encoded by the coding sequence ATGCGCCGCCGCACCGTCGTGCTCGCCGCCCTGGCGGCCGGGGCCCTCGTGCTGCTGGCCGCGGGGCAGACGTGGGTGGTCGCCTCCGGGCTGACCGGCGGCCTGAGCGAGGAGGCGACGACGTCCGGCGGCGCCGCCGCCCCCGGCGCCACGGCCATGGCGCTCGTGGTGCTCGCCGGCGCGATCGCCCTGACCACCGCGCGCCGGGTCGGCGTCGTCGTCGTGGGGGCGCTGCTGGTCCTGGCCGGGATCATGATCGTCACGGGGGCGGCGGGCGCCGCCCTCGACCCGGCGGGCACCGCCGCCTCCGCCGTGGCCGAGGCCACCGGCACCACCGCCGACGCGCGCTCCTACGCGGTCACCGCGTGGCCGTGGGTCGCCGCGGCCGGGGGAGTGCTGGCCGCCCTGTGCGGCGCGGTCGCCGCCCTGGCCGGGCGCGGCTGGGTGTCGGTCCGCCGCTACGAGAAGGCGGAGGCGGCTGACGCCGCCGAGCCGGCCGCGCCCGGCCGCGCCGCCGCGCCGGAGCGGACGGAGGCCGAGCGCCGCCGCACGGAGCAGATGGACGCCTGGGACGAGCTCTCCCGGGGCAACGACCCGACCTGA
- a CDS encoding chorismate-binding protein: MSAATTPSREEFLRLADTSRVIPVVRTVLADGLTPLAIHRRLAGSRPGTFLMESAAPGAVWSRYSFVGAGSAVTLTSRDGQAHWQGVPPEGLPTEGRALDVLAACLRLLRTDARTHLDGALPHLVSGMAGFLGWNTVRAWERLPNPPQDDLGLPDLAMNLVTDLAVHDALDGTVTLIANAVNGNGLATGAEGAYEDALARLDAMVDQLAAPAAEPVSTVPRRWLDADADEVAAQAEDRWGAAGFREAVGKAQDAIRDGEVFQAVVSRRLSVTTGATGADVYRVLRMVNPSPYMYLFSFETPDGEPYEIVGSSPEALVTVQDRRVVTHPIAGSRRRGATLEDDRLLGKDLMEDEKERAEHLMLVDLSRNDLSRVCRPGTVEVTQFMELEAFSHILHLVSHVEGRMREDVDALDVLRAAFPAGTLSGAPKPRALQLLDEWEPTERGPYGGVVGYFDLAGNMDMAINIRSATLHRGQAHVQAGAGIVADSDPDAETAETVTKATAPLRSVLTAGEMGRA; the protein is encoded by the coding sequence ATGAGCGCCGCCACCACGCCCTCGCGCGAGGAGTTCCTGCGCCTGGCGGACACCTCCCGCGTCATCCCAGTGGTGCGCACCGTCCTGGCCGACGGGCTCACCCCGCTGGCCATCCACCGCCGCCTGGCCGGCTCGCGCCCGGGCACCTTCCTCATGGAGTCCGCGGCCCCTGGGGCCGTGTGGTCCCGGTACAGCTTCGTGGGCGCGGGCTCGGCGGTCACCCTGACCTCGCGGGACGGGCAGGCCCACTGGCAGGGCGTCCCGCCCGAGGGCCTGCCCACCGAGGGCCGCGCCCTCGACGTGCTCGCCGCGTGCCTGCGGCTGCTGCGCACCGACGCGCGCACCCACCTCGACGGCGCCCTGCCGCACCTGGTCTCGGGCATGGCCGGCTTCCTCGGCTGGAACACGGTGCGCGCCTGGGAGCGCCTGCCGAACCCGCCGCAGGACGACCTGGGCCTGCCGGACCTGGCGATGAACCTCGTCACCGACCTCGCCGTCCACGACGCCCTCGACGGCACCGTGACCCTGATCGCCAACGCGGTGAACGGCAACGGCCTGGCCACGGGCGCGGAGGGCGCCTACGAGGACGCCCTCGCCCGCCTGGACGCCATGGTGGACCAGCTCGCGGCGCCCGCCGCCGAGCCCGTCAGCACCGTGCCCCGCCGCTGGCTCGACGCCGACGCGGACGAGGTGGCGGCGCAGGCCGAGGACCGCTGGGGCGCCGCCGGCTTCCGCGAGGCCGTGGGGAAGGCGCAGGACGCCATCCGGGACGGCGAGGTCTTCCAGGCCGTCGTCTCCCGCCGCCTGTCCGTGACCACGGGCGCCACCGGCGCGGACGTCTACCGGGTGCTGCGCATGGTCAACCCCAGCCCCTACATGTACCTGTTCTCCTTCGAGACCCCGGACGGGGAGCCCTACGAGATCGTCGGCTCCTCCCCGGAGGCGCTCGTGACGGTGCAGGACCGCCGCGTGGTCACCCACCCGATCGCCGGCTCGCGGCGCCGCGGTGCCACGCTCGAGGACGACCGGCTCCTGGGCAAGGACCTCATGGAGGACGAGAAGGAGCGGGCCGAGCACCTGATGCTCGTGGACCTCTCCCGCAACGACCTCTCCCGCGTGTGCCGCCCCGGCACCGTGGAGGTCACCCAGTTCATGGAGCTCGAGGCCTTCAGCCACATCCTCCACCTCGTCTCCCACGTGGAGGGTCGCATGCGCGAGGACGTGGACGCCCTCGACGTGCTGCGCGCCGCCTTCCCGGCGGGCACGCTCTCCGGGGCGCCCAAGCCCCGCGCCCTGCAGCTGCTGGACGAGTGGGAGCCCACGGAGCGCGGCCCCTACGGCGGCGTGGTCGGCTACTTCGACCTCGCGGGCAACATGGACATGGCCATCAACATCCGCTCGGCCACGCTGCACCGCGGTCAGGCCCACGTGCAGGCCGGCGCCGGCATCGTCGCCGACTCCGACCCGGACGCGGAGACCGCCGAGACCGTCACCAAGGCGACGGCGCCCCTGCGCTCCGTCCTCACCGCCGGCGAGATGGGGCGCGCGTGA
- the hisI gene encoding phosphoribosyl-AMP cyclohydrolase codes for MSTSSRHDLVASLAFDDRGLVPAIAQQEGTGEVLMMAWMNAESLRLTLETGWATYWSRSRGELWRKGETSGHLQRVLAVHADCDADTLLLTVDQTGPACHTGTRSCFTDRLLAEPAAPAGDQAGDQAEGAGR; via the coding sequence ATGAGCACCTCCTCCCGCCACGACCTCGTGGCCTCGCTGGCCTTCGACGACCGCGGGCTCGTGCCCGCCATCGCGCAGCAGGAGGGGACGGGCGAGGTGCTGATGATGGCGTGGATGAACGCCGAGTCCCTACGGCTCACCCTCGAGACCGGCTGGGCGACGTACTGGTCCCGCTCCCGCGGCGAGCTGTGGCGCAAGGGGGAGACCTCGGGCCACCTGCAGCGGGTGCTCGCCGTCCACGCCGACTGCGACGCGGACACGCTGCTGCTCACCGTGGACCAGACCGGCCCGGCGTGCCACACCGGCACGCGCTCGTGCTTCACCGACCGCCTGCTGGCCGAGCCGGCCGCGCCCGCCGGGGACCAGGCCGGAGATCAGGCTGAGGGGGCCGGCCGATGA
- a CDS encoding maleylpyruvate isomerase family mycothiol-dependent enzyme — protein MADFPVTADRQGPDYAAASRAALVEALTAAGPGMPTLCAGWRTEHLAAHLALRDSSPTAAGLLLPPLAAVLERRTRALGDAHAGDRGYAELVARIGRGPLSAPADDGVRGRLRGLAARARGSRPGRAVAGRVQLLEFFVHTEDVRRAQDRWAPRILADDYADALFTRLHARAALLYRGEETGVVLVRRARAGSRTDNAPLTARRPGPDGVGVRVTGPAGELVMHAFGRRGAALVTQDRFDADRAEDGPGAA, from the coding sequence ATGGCCGACTTCCCCGTCACCGCGGACCGGCAGGGTCCCGACTACGCGGCCGCCTCGCGCGCCGCCCTCGTGGAGGCGCTCACCGCGGCCGGGCCGGGCATGCCCACGCTGTGCGCCGGCTGGCGCACCGAGCACCTCGCCGCCCACCTCGCCCTGCGGGACTCCTCTCCCACGGCCGCCGGGCTGCTCCTGCCCCCGCTCGCCGCCGTGCTCGAGCGCCGCACCCGCGCGCTCGGGGACGCCCACGCCGGGGACCGGGGCTACGCCGAGCTCGTCGCCCGCATCGGGCGCGGGCCGCTGTCCGCGCCGGCCGACGACGGCGTCCGCGGCCGACTGCGCGGGCTCGCCGCCCGGGCCCGCGGCTCCCGGCCCGGGCGCGCCGTCGCAGGCCGGGTGCAGCTGCTGGAGTTCTTCGTCCACACCGAGGACGTGCGCCGCGCCCAGGACCGCTGGGCCCCGCGCATCCTCGCCGACGACTACGCGGACGCCCTGTTCACGCGCCTGCACGCCCGCGCCGCGCTGCTCTACCGCGGCGAGGAGACGGGCGTGGTCCTGGTCCGCCGGGCGCGGGCCGGATCCCGCACGGACAACGCCCCGCTCACCGCGCGCCGGCCCGGCCCGGACGGCGTGGGCGTGCGCGTGACGGGCCCCGCCGGGGAGCTGGTGATGCACGCGTTCGGCCGGCGCGGGGCCGCGCTCGTGACGCAGGACCGGTTCGACGCCGACCGGGCCGAGGACGGGCCCGGCGCGGCCTGA
- the hisF gene encoding imidazole glycerol phosphate synthase subunit HisF, whose protein sequence is MSVAVRVIPCLDVDAGRVVKGVNFENLRDAGDPVELARRYNAAGADEITFLDVTASTADRATTYDVVTRTAEEVFIPLTVGGGVRTEEDVDRLLRVGADKASVNTAAVARPELITEITRRFGSQVLVLSLDARRTQDPGCASGYEVTTHGGRRGTGIDAVAWCREASERGVGEILLNSIDADGTRNGFDLEMIRDVRAVTRVPLIASGGAGVPEHFPPAVEAGADAVLAASMFHFGPDDMLARVKDALRQAGHTVR, encoded by the coding sequence GTGAGTGTCGCCGTGCGTGTGATCCCCTGCCTCGACGTGGACGCCGGCCGCGTGGTCAAGGGAGTGAACTTCGAGAACCTGCGCGACGCCGGCGACCCCGTCGAGCTCGCCCGCCGCTACAACGCGGCCGGCGCGGACGAGATCACCTTCCTGGACGTCACCGCCTCCACCGCGGACCGCGCCACCACCTACGACGTGGTGACCCGCACCGCCGAGGAGGTCTTCATCCCCCTCACCGTGGGCGGCGGCGTGCGCACCGAGGAGGACGTGGACCGGCTGCTGCGCGTGGGCGCGGACAAGGCGTCCGTGAACACGGCGGCCGTGGCCCGGCCCGAGCTGATCACCGAGATCACCCGCCGGTTCGGCTCGCAGGTGCTCGTGCTCTCCCTCGACGCACGGCGCACGCAGGACCCCGGCTGCGCCTCCGGCTACGAGGTCACCACCCACGGCGGACGCCGGGGCACCGGCATCGACGCCGTCGCGTGGTGCCGCGAGGCCTCGGAGCGCGGTGTGGGGGAGATCCTGCTCAACTCCATCGACGCCGACGGCACGCGCAACGGCTTCGACCTCGAGATGATCCGGGACGTGCGGGCCGTGACCCGGGTGCCGCTGATCGCCTCCGGCGGCGCGGGCGTGCCCGAGCACTTCCCGCCGGCGGTGGAGGCCGGCGCGGACGCCGTCCTGGCGGCCTCGATGTTCCACTTCGGCCCGGACGACATGCTCGCCCGCGTCAAGGACGCCCTGCGCCAGGCGGGCCACACGGTCCGCTGA
- the hisG gene encoding ATP phosphoribosyltransferase, which translates to MLRIAVPNKGVLAEAAREILQEAGYRQRRDSRELVLVDPENQVEFFYLRPRDIAVYVGQGTLDVGLTGRDLFRDAQVDGGAEEIMALGFGRSVFRLAAPVGAFSSETELSGKRIATSYDGLLSAYLERTGLDAEVVHLDGAVESSVKLGVADAIADVVETGSTLRAAGMETFGESILDSEAVMIARVGARPEGLDVLLRRLKGVLVARRWVMIDYDVRRELLEQATAVTPGLESPTISPLRDESMVAVRSMVRKADANRAMDDLYALGARGILISAIHAIRL; encoded by the coding sequence GTGCTGCGCATCGCCGTTCCGAACAAGGGCGTCCTCGCCGAGGCCGCCCGCGAGATCCTGCAGGAGGCCGGCTACCGCCAGCGCCGCGACTCCCGCGAGCTGGTGCTCGTGGACCCCGAGAACCAGGTGGAGTTCTTCTACCTGCGCCCCCGGGACATCGCCGTGTATGTGGGCCAGGGCACCCTGGACGTCGGCCTGACCGGCCGCGACCTGTTCCGCGACGCCCAGGTCGACGGCGGCGCCGAGGAGATCATGGCGCTCGGCTTCGGCCGCTCCGTGTTCCGCCTGGCCGCCCCCGTGGGCGCCTTCTCCTCCGAAACCGAGCTGTCCGGCAAGCGCATCGCCACCAGCTACGACGGCCTGCTCTCCGCCTACCTGGAGCGCACCGGCCTGGACGCCGAGGTCGTGCACCTGGACGGCGCCGTGGAGTCCTCCGTGAAGCTCGGCGTGGCGGACGCGATCGCCGACGTCGTGGAGACCGGCAGCACCCTGCGCGCCGCCGGCATGGAGACCTTCGGCGAGTCGATCCTGGACTCCGAGGCCGTGATGATCGCCCGCGTGGGCGCGCGCCCCGAGGGCCTGGACGTGCTGCTGCGCCGCCTCAAGGGCGTCCTCGTGGCCCGCCGCTGGGTGATGATCGACTACGACGTGCGCCGCGAGCTGCTCGAGCAGGCCACCGCCGTCACCCCCGGCCTGGAGTCCCCGACCATCTCCCCGCTGCGCGACGAGTCGATGGTGGCCGTGCGCTCCATGGTCCGCAAGGCGGACGCCAACCGCGCCATGGACGACCTCTACGCCCTCGGCGCGCGCGGCATCCTGATCTCCGCCATCCACGCGATCCGCCTCTGA
- a CDS encoding phosphoribosyl-ATP diphosphatase, whose amino-acid sequence MKTFDELYAELTLKVQERPEGSGTVAQIDAGVHAIGKKVVEEAAEVWMAAEYESDEAAAEEISQLLYHVQTMMIARGIALEDVYRHL is encoded by the coding sequence GTGAAGACCTTCGACGAGCTGTACGCGGAACTGACGCTCAAGGTGCAGGAGCGCCCCGAGGGCTCCGGCACCGTGGCCCAGATCGACGCCGGCGTCCATGCCATCGGCAAGAAGGTCGTCGAGGAGGCCGCCGAGGTCTGGATGGCGGCCGAGTACGAGTCCGACGAGGCGGCGGCGGAGGAGATCTCCCAGCTGCTGTACCACGTGCAGACCATGATGATCGCCCGCGGCATCGCCCTCGAGGACGTCTACCGCCACCTGTGA
- the ribH gene encoding 6,7-dimethyl-8-ribityllumazine synthase: protein MSGAGAPTPALDPAAARGLRVAVVAAQWHTEIMDGLIAGARAAAADLGLEPVLVRVPGTVELTVAAARLAEDFDAVVVLGVVVRGDTPHFDYVCQAVTQGVTEVSVRTGTPVGFGVLTVDTEQQARDRAGLPGSREDKGRESLEAAVLTELALRDVQA from the coding sequence ATGAGCGGTGCAGGAGCCCCCACCCCCGCCCTCGACCCCGCCGCCGCGCGCGGCCTGCGCGTGGCGGTCGTCGCCGCGCAGTGGCACACCGAGATCATGGACGGCCTGATCGCCGGCGCCCGGGCGGCCGCCGCAGACCTCGGCCTCGAGCCGGTGCTCGTGCGTGTGCCCGGCACCGTGGAGCTCACCGTGGCCGCCGCGCGCCTGGCCGAGGACTTCGACGCCGTCGTGGTCCTGGGCGTCGTGGTCCGCGGGGACACCCCCCACTTCGACTACGTCTGCCAGGCCGTCACGCAGGGCGTGACGGAGGTCTCGGTGCGCACCGGCACCCCCGTCGGCTTCGGCGTGCTCACCGTGGACACCGAGCAGCAGGCCCGGGACCGCGCCGGACTGCCCGGATCCCGCGAGGACAAGGGCCGGGAGTCCCTCGAGGCGGCCGTGCTCACCGAGCTCGCGCTGCGGGACGTGCAGGCCTGA
- the ribB gene encoding 3,4-dihydroxy-2-butanone-4-phosphate synthase, with protein MSDSIPLDAVPAAIAAFAAGRPVVVVDDADRENEGDLVYAAALATDAVTAFTVRHTSGVICAPMPADLADRLALPPMTARNEDPKGTAYTVSVDAATEVTTGISAADRTRTLRVLADPAAGPADLTRPGHVFPLRAVPGGVRARRGHTEAGVELCRLADVAPVAAIAELVHDDGTMMRLPALREFADEHGLVLISIEDLVRHLEEEGPTPLPVPAEATLPTRHGVFRVSVHADAVTGAEHVLLVAEKAGEAGEADPESPLTVRVHSECLTGDVLGSLRCDCGPQLEDALSRAGSEGGAVLYLRGHEGRGIGLANKVRAYRLQEQGLDTVEANIALGLPTEARDWAGAAAVLAAAGHTRVRLVTNNPAKVAGLQAAGIDVVERVPAPTPVTEHNLDYLRTKRDRMAHALADRVLEHPAAPGHEDPRHEPPTHQEDTP; from the coding sequence ATGAGCGATTCCATCCCCCTGGACGCCGTCCCCGCCGCGATCGCCGCGTTCGCCGCGGGCCGTCCCGTCGTCGTCGTGGACGACGCCGACCGCGAGAACGAGGGTGACCTCGTCTATGCGGCGGCCCTGGCCACGGACGCCGTCACGGCGTTCACCGTCCGCCACACCTCGGGCGTGATCTGCGCGCCCATGCCCGCCGACCTGGCCGACCGCCTCGCCCTGCCGCCCATGACCGCGCGCAACGAGGACCCCAAGGGCACCGCATACACTGTGAGCGTGGACGCGGCCACCGAGGTCACCACCGGCATCAGCGCCGCCGACCGCACCCGCACCCTGCGCGTGCTCGCCGACCCGGCCGCCGGGCCGGCGGACCTCACGCGCCCCGGCCACGTGTTCCCGTTGCGGGCCGTGCCCGGCGGCGTGCGCGCCCGCCGCGGCCACACCGAGGCCGGCGTGGAGCTGTGCCGCCTGGCGGACGTCGCCCCGGTGGCGGCCATCGCCGAGCTGGTCCACGACGACGGCACCATGATGCGTCTGCCCGCCCTGCGCGAGTTCGCGGACGAGCACGGGCTGGTCCTCATCTCCATCGAGGACCTCGTGCGGCACCTCGAGGAGGAGGGGCCGACCCCCTTGCCCGTCCCCGCCGAGGCCACGCTGCCCACGCGCCACGGCGTGTTCCGGGTGAGCGTCCACGCCGACGCCGTCACCGGCGCCGAGCACGTGCTGCTCGTGGCGGAGAAGGCGGGCGAGGCGGGGGAGGCCGACCCGGAGAGCCCCCTCACCGTGCGCGTGCACTCCGAGTGCCTCACGGGCGACGTGCTGGGCTCTCTGCGCTGCGACTGCGGGCCCCAGCTCGAGGACGCCCTGTCCCGCGCCGGGTCCGAAGGCGGCGCCGTCCTCTACCTGCGCGGCCACGAGGGCCGGGGGATCGGCCTGGCCAACAAGGTGCGCGCCTACCGGCTGCAGGAGCAGGGCCTGGACACCGTCGAGGCCAACATCGCCCTCGGCCTGCCCACGGAGGCCCGCGACTGGGCGGGCGCCGCGGCCGTGCTCGCCGCCGCCGGGCACACCCGCGTCCGCCTCGTGACCAACAACCCCGCCAAGGTGGCGGGGCTGCAGGCGGCGGGCATCGACGTCGTCGAGCGCGTGCCGGCCCCCACGCCGGTCACGGAGCACAACCTTGACTACCTGCGCACCAAGCGCGACCGCATGGCCCACGCCCTCGCCGACCGGGTGCTCGAGCACCCGGCGGCACCGGGCCACGAGGACCCCCGACACGAGCCCCCGACCCACCAGGAGGACACCCCATGA
- a CDS encoding riboflavin synthase — MFTGIVTHLGTVLALEPDPAADTARLVLDAGGALEGLPAGGSLAVDGVCLTALDGPGAEPGVFRADLMGQTLRVTSLGGRTPGDRVNLERCLRPTDHLDGHVVQGHVDGVGEVLSVTPQGAWTTVRIGLPAALARYVPAQGAIALQGVSLTVSAVSEPGADAHWFEVGLIPATLEATTLGALRPGDRVNLETDVLARYAERLALLPAAPAASPSAAPAEEVRP; from the coding sequence ATGTTCACCGGCATCGTCACCCACCTCGGCACCGTGCTCGCCCTCGAGCCGGACCCCGCCGCGGACACCGCCCGGCTCGTGCTCGACGCCGGCGGCGCCCTCGAGGGCCTGCCCGCTGGCGGCTCCCTCGCGGTCGACGGCGTCTGCCTCACCGCCCTCGACGGCCCCGGGGCCGAGCCGGGCGTGTTCCGCGCGGACCTGATGGGGCAGACCCTGCGCGTGACCAGCCTCGGCGGACGCACGCCGGGGGACCGGGTCAACCTCGAGCGCTGCCTGCGCCCCACGGACCACCTGGACGGCCACGTGGTCCAGGGGCACGTGGACGGCGTGGGGGAGGTCCTCTCCGTCACCCCGCAGGGGGCGTGGACCACGGTGCGGATCGGCCTGCCTGCCGCCCTGGCGCGCTACGTCCCCGCGCAGGGGGCGATCGCGCTGCAAGGCGTCTCCCTCACCGTCTCCGCCGTCTCCGAGCCGGGCGCCGACGCCCACTGGTTCGAGGTCGGCCTCATCCCGGCCACCCTCGAGGCCACCACCCTGGGCGCGCTGCGCCCCGGCGACCGCGTCAACCTCGAGACTGACGTGCTCGCCCGCTATGCCGAGCGCCTCGCCCTGCTGCCCGCGGCACCCGCCGCGTCCCCGTCCGCCGCCCCCGCCGAGGAGGTCCGCCCATGA
- the ribD gene encoding bifunctional diaminohydroxyphosphoribosylaminopyrimidine deaminase/5-amino-6-(5-phosphoribosylamino)uracil reductase RibD, with protein sequence MSGAPDPMALAVGAALRGVRGANPLVGAVLTDDAGRVLAAGHHRGRGTAHAEVDALARWEAARAADPALAALDPAGLTLHVTLEPCDHTGSTGPCSGAILASGVGAVRYAVADPTGVDGGGAARLAAHGVRVSGPTGEPAALALTERWRRARDAGRPWITGHLAQSLDGHAAAADGTSRWITGAASRAHAHRVRARVDAIVVGTGTVLADDPRLTVRDAAGAETGPQPVPVVQGRTPIPAGAALRARPETLHVPAHEPEAVLAALAARPGPWPHGGARPGHVLIEGGPRVLGAWIRAGLVDELMVYTAPLLLGAGRPAVAGLDVGTLADGLRWHPDPAEDGPVRALGEDVWTHLAPVPAPAPEGPDPQED encoded by the coding sequence ATGAGCGGCGCCCCGGACCCCATGGCGCTGGCCGTCGGCGCCGCGCTGCGCGGCGTGCGCGGCGCCAACCCCCTCGTGGGGGCCGTCCTCACCGACGACGCCGGCCGCGTCCTCGCGGCGGGCCACCACCGCGGGCGTGGCACCGCCCACGCCGAGGTCGACGCCCTCGCCCGCTGGGAGGCCGCCCGCGCCGCGGACCCGGCCCTGGCCGCGCTCGACCCGGCGGGCCTGACCCTGCACGTCACCCTCGAGCCCTGCGACCACACCGGCTCCACCGGCCCCTGCTCCGGCGCGATCCTGGCCTCCGGCGTCGGCGCGGTGCGCTACGCCGTCGCGGACCCCACGGGGGTCGACGGCGGCGGCGCGGCCCGCCTGGCCGCGCACGGGGTGCGCGTGAGCGGCCCGACGGGGGAGCCGGCGGCCCTGGCCCTCACCGAGCGGTGGCGCCGGGCGCGCGACGCCGGCCGCCCCTGGATCACCGGCCACCTCGCGCAGTCCCTCGACGGCCACGCCGCCGCGGCCGACGGCACGAGCCGCTGGATCACCGGCGCGGCCTCCCGGGCGCACGCCCACCGGGTCCGCGCCCGCGTGGATGCGATCGTGGTGGGCACCGGCACGGTGCTCGCGGACGACCCCCGGCTGACCGTCCGCGACGCGGCCGGGGCCGAGACCGGCCCCCAGCCCGTGCCCGTGGTCCAGGGCCGCACCCCGATCCCGGCCGGCGCTGCCCTGCGCGCCCGCCCGGAGACGCTGCACGTGCCCGCGCACGAGCCCGAGGCCGTGCTGGCCGCCCTGGCCGCCCGCCCCGGACCGTGGCCGCACGGCGGGGCGCGGCCGGGCCACGTGCTGATCGAGGGCGGGCCCCGGGTGCTCGGCGCCTGGATCCGCGCCGGCCTCGTGGACGAGCTCATGGTCTACACGGCCCCGCTGCTGCTCGGGGCCGGACGCCCCGCCGTCGCAGGGCTGGACGTCGGCACCCTCGCCGACGGCCTGCGCTGGCATCCCGACCCCGCCGAGGACGGGCCCGTCCGCGCCCTCGGCGAGGACGTCTGGACCCACCTCGCCCCCGTCCCCGCCCCGGCCCCCGAGGGCCCCGACCCCCAGGAGGACTGA
- the pnuC gene encoding nicotinamide riboside transporter PnuC: protein MDWLVDAFNWTIPVAGGGLLMREVLGNVFGLASALGGMARKVWAWPVGILGNLILLTVFLASLFTGADHATLLGQAGRQVMFIAVSVYGWVRWNEARRGRSEHATAITPEWAGLGGRAFLVLGMLIGTLALTPVFRALGSWEPVWADAWTFVGSLLATYGMARGWVEFWLVWVAVDVVGVPLLWSTGYYASAVMYAFYGAFTLIGFFVWLRAKDRDKPAVETLLPDGPEEHAAR from the coding sequence ATGGACTGGCTCGTCGACGCATTCAACTGGACCATCCCCGTCGCCGGCGGCGGCCTGCTCATGCGCGAGGTGCTGGGCAACGTCTTCGGCCTCGCCTCCGCCCTCGGCGGCATGGCGCGCAAGGTCTGGGCCTGGCCCGTGGGCATCCTCGGCAACCTCATCCTGCTGACGGTCTTCCTGGCCTCCCTCTTCACCGGCGCGGACCACGCCACCCTCCTCGGCCAGGCCGGCCGCCAGGTGATGTTCATCGCCGTCTCCGTGTACGGCTGGGTCCGCTGGAACGAGGCCCGCCGCGGCCGCTCCGAGCACGCCACCGCGATCACCCCCGAGTGGGCGGGCCTGGGCGGCCGGGCCTTCCTCGTGCTGGGCATGCTGATCGGCACCCTCGCGCTCACCCCGGTGTTCCGGGCCCTCGGCTCCTGGGAGCCGGTGTGGGCGGATGCGTGGACCTTCGTCGGCTCCCTGCTGGCCACGTACGGCATGGCGCGCGGCTGGGTGGAGTTCTGGCTGGTGTGGGTGGCGGTCGACGTCGTCGGCGTGCCCCTGCTGTGGAGCACCGGGTACTACGCCTCGGCCGTGATGTACGCCTTCTACGGCGCGTTCACGCTGATCGGGTTCTTCGTGTGGCTGCGGGCCAAGGACCGGGACAAGCCGGCCGTGGAGACGCTGCTGCCGGACGGGCCCGAGGAGCACGCGGCCCGATGA
- the rpe gene encoding ribulose-phosphate 3-epimerase, producing the protein MSPRAPRLHPSILSADFARLAEELGRIRGADAVHVDVMDNHFVPNLTLGLPVVEAIRRATDLPLDIHLMIEDADRWAPGYAEAGAESVTFHAEASAAPVRLARELRAAGARAGMALKPATPVEPYLDMLPELDMLLLMTVEPGFGGQAFLDVVLPKIRRARRALDGAAAPLALQVDGGVNAETIERAAEAGADVFVAGSAVFGAEDPDAAVDGLRRAAARACC; encoded by the coding sequence ATGAGCCCCCGCGCCCCCCGCCTGCACCCGTCGATCCTCTCCGCGGACTTCGCGCGCCTGGCCGAGGAGCTGGGCCGGATCCGCGGCGCGGACGCCGTGCACGTGGACGTCATGGACAACCACTTCGTCCCCAACCTCACCCTGGGCCTGCCCGTGGTGGAGGCCATCCGCCGGGCCACCGACCTGCCGCTGGACATCCACCTGATGATCGAGGACGCGGACCGCTGGGCCCCCGGCTACGCCGAGGCCGGGGCGGAGTCGGTGACCTTCCACGCGGAGGCCTCCGCGGCCCCCGTGCGCCTGGCCCGCGAGCTGCGCGCCGCGGGCGCCCGCGCGGGCATGGCCCTCAAGCCGGCCACGCCCGTGGAGCCCTACCTGGACATGCTCCCCGAGCTGGACATGCTCCTGCTGATGACCGTGGAGCCCGGCTTCGGGGGCCAGGCCTTCCTCGACGTCGTGCTGCCCAAGATCCGCCGCGCCCGCCGCGCCCTGGACGGCGCCGCCGCCCCGCTGGCCCTGCAGGTGGACGGCGGCGTGAACGCCGAGACCATCGAGCGGGCCGCCGAGGCCGGGGCGGACGTCTTCGTGGCCGGCTCGGCCGTGTTCGGCGCCGAGGACCCGGACGCCGCCGTCGACGGGCTGCGCCGGGCCGCGGCCCGCGCCTGCTGCTGA